One genomic window of Pieris rapae chromosome 15, ilPieRapa1.1, whole genome shotgun sequence includes the following:
- the LOC110998217 gene encoding organic cation transporter protein-like, with product MAPQERTPCCDDSRQSGDIDKPSIDNFNKSESTNVPDKRKTIDFDDLLPYIGEFGLYQKILFLLMIPFAFFVAFVYFSQIFMTIVPEQHWCWVPELANLTVEERRALAIPAKIGGQFSHDRCRMYSTNWSLALAQGRTTPDDEWPIVPCATWEYNRTDVPYETIASQLDWVCDKDNLAATAQAIFFCGAIVGGLVFGWIADKYGRIPALVGTNMMGFAAGVGTAFCHSFWSFVLCRFFVGLAFDNCFTMMYILVLEYVGPKWRTFVANMSIAIFFTFGASILPWIALWAGDWRRYALGISLPFIFAAATPWVVPESARWLLSQGKVDKALIIMKKFERINKRQIPDKILNEFTEASQQALKDSEAQKTYSVLDIFRTPRLRRNAILLIIIWMGISLVFDGHVRNVGSLGLDIFMTFTVATATEFPADTFLTLVLDRWGRRWLACGSMVISGLFSLLATTVPIGGPSASLAILGRFAINISYNIGLQYAAELLPTVVRAQGVALIHIMGYVASILAPFVVYLATISPELPLLILGVLGIIGGFLCLLLPETMDTELPQTLADGEEFGKDQRFWDNPCFPRKKEIPVQRLEAPQESFVRPLPGIGSRASIRASIRLSARSKRNDNVS from the exons ATGGCGCCCCAAGAGCGAACTCCTTGCTGCGACGACTCCCGCCAAAGCGGTGACATAGATAAACcaagcatagacaattttaataaatctgaaAGCACAAATGTCCCTGATAAGCGGAAAACCATAGATTTCGACGATCTATTACCATATATAGGCGAATTCGgtttatatcaaaaaatattgttcttaTTGATGATTCCGTTCGCATTTTTCGTCGCTTTCGTGTATTTTTCGCAAATCTTTATGACAATTGTCCCGGAACAACATTGGTGCTGGGTACCGGAATTAGCGAATTTGACAGTTGAAGAACG acGAGCTCTAGCGATACCAGCTAAAATCGGGGGTCAGTTCTCACATGACAGATGTCGAATGTATTCAACTAACTGGTCACTTGCGCTGGCGCAGGGAAGAACCACGCCTGATGATGAATGGCCCATAGTGCCATGTGCCACCTGGGAGTATAATAGGACAGATGTGCCATACGAAACTATAGCTTCCCAG ctTGACTGGGTGTGCGACAAAGACAACCTAGCAGCTACAGCTCAGGCCATCTTTTTCTGTGGGGCGATCGTCGGCGGTCTTGTCTTCGGTTGGATCGCTGATAAATATGGAAGGATACCGGCTTTAGTTG GCACAAATATGATGGGATTTGCCGCCGGCGTGGGAACTGCATTCTGTCATAGTTTTTGGTCCTTCGTGCTCTGTCGGTTCTTCGTTGGGTTAGCGTTTGATAATTGTTTTACCATGATGTACATTTTAG TTTTAGAATACGTAGGACCAAAATGGCGCACGTTCGTTGCGAACATGTCCATAGCTATATTCTTCACTTTTGGCGCATCAATTCTGCCCTGGATCGCCTTGTGGGCGGGCGATTGGAGGCGATATGCGTTAGGAATAAGTCTGCCATTTATATTCGCTGCTGCTACGCCTTGGGTAGTTCCTGAAAGTGCGAG ATGGCTCCTATCACAAGGCAAAGTTGACAAGGCTTTGATAATTATGAAGAAATTTGAGCGGATTAATAAACGACAAATTCCTGATAAAATACTCAATGAATTTACT GAAGCGTCACAACAAGCTCTCAAAGATTCTGAAGCCCAAAAGACCTATTCAGTCCTGGACATATTCAGAACACCTCGACTCAGGCGTAACGCAATCCTGCTCATCATTATCTGGATGGGGATATCACTGGTCTTCGACGGCCATGTCAGGAATGTTGGATCTTTGGGCCTGGATATATTTATGACTTTCACAGTGGCGACAGCAACGGAATTCCCAGCtgatacgtttttgacattagTATTGGATCG atGGGGTAGACGATGGCTAGCTTGTGGTTCAATGGTCATCAGTGGTCTTTTCAGTCTACTCGCCACTACTGTACCAATTG GTGGTCCATCAGCGTCTTTGGCAATATTGGGGCGATTTGCAATAAACATATCGTACAATATCGGTCTTCAATACGCGGCGGAGCTACTTCCAACCGTTGTACGCGCCCAGGGCGTGGCTTTGATACATATAATGGGATATGTAGCTTCTATATTGGCACCTTTTGTTGTTTACTTG GCTACGATATCCCCGGAACTACCTCTCTTAATTCTGGGGGTTTTGGGAATCATCGGTGGGTTCCTTTGCCTCCTCCTTCCGGAGACTATGGACACGGAGTTGCCTCAAACTCTGGCGGACGGAGAGGAGTTTGGAAAAGACCAAAGGTTCTGGGATAACCCCTGTTTCCCCAG gaaAAAAGAGATTCCAGTACAACGATTAGAGGCCCCCCAAGAGAGCTTTGTGAGGCCCCTACCAGGAATAGGTTCGCGGGCCTCCATCAGAGCATCCATTCGCCTGTCAGCAAGATCCAAACGTAATGATAATgtgtcttaa